Below is a genomic region from Gammaproteobacteria bacterium.
TCGGTAACCGACCGGGACGGCGGTGACGCGAAGGCGCACACGCTCGCCGGGCGGGTGCGGCATGACGATCGTGTCGCGACGCCCCCGATACTGATAGGTGACTCTGTAGCCGTCGATCCGCTCCTCGGTGTGCCGCTCCGTCACGACCTCGCACCGCTCGACGGTCGTCTCCCGCACGTGGCCTTCGTATGCGCGGTTGCGCGCCGCGCGCTCGCTCGCGACGGCGGAGCCTGCGATCGCGCCGAGCAGCGTCAGCGCGTCGCGGCCGTCACCGTGCCCGAACTGGCGACCGATCGCACCGCCGATCAGGCCGCCGGCGATCGCGGGCCCCGCGACGACGAAGGGACGGTCGCGGACGGGCACCTGCACGACCTCGTCCCAGCACTCCTCGCGCGGCCGGCGAACGGTGACGTAACGCACGATCGGCTCGACGTCCACGACCCGCGCGTA
It encodes:
- a CDS encoding glycine zipper 2TM domain-containing protein, which encodes MLRRWMTIGAMAGALAAADAAAGPRGMTDYVYARVVDVEPIVRYVTVRRPREECWDEVVQVPVRDRPFVVAGPAIAGGLIGGAIGRQFGHGDGRDALTLLGAIAGSAVASERAARNRAYEGHVRETTVERCEVVTERHTEERIDGYRVTYQYRGRRDTIVMPHPPGERVRLRVTAVPVGYR